Below is a genomic region from Aquila chrysaetos chrysaetos chromosome 13, bAquChr1.4, whole genome shotgun sequence.
TATCTGTCCCAGGGAGAGGTATCTGACTGATCAGATATCACCGTGAAAGAGAACGCAGCAGCACCTCTGAGAAGACCTTCACAAGGCGACGGCCGGGCAGACCGAAGGGAATTCCCCGGAGAGGCGATCATGTCCCGACCTCCCGCAGtttcacagcagagctgggtccCTGCCCAGAAACGCCCGGTCTCCCGCTGTCACCGCAGGGGTGCTACCCGGAGGAACCCCGCTCCCGGGCAGCGCTGACCCTCCCTCAGGCCgtgccccggccccgcccggaGCAGCGCTCCCTCTTCCGGGCTCCGAAGGAGGGGTCCGTCCCCTCTCCCGCAGCATTTCCAAAACCGTCCACCGacctccccccgcccgcccaCGGCTCCAGGGCCCGCACCTCCTCCAGCGGCCGCAACCCGATGGTTTCCACCTCCCCCGGCAGACGCCCTAAGGCCGCTGTCCCCTCAGAGGAGCTCCCCGGCCCCCAAAGGCCCGCGGCACCGCCCCTCTTTCCCCCTCGGCCAACCACAGGCCCGCGGCCGCTGCTCGGGGCAGCCCCAACGGCCGTGTAACGGTCGCCCCAAGGGCTCGGAGCCGCGCCCGTGACGGGGCTGCGGGGGGTGGAGGGGCCGCCCACCGAGAGGGCTGCAGCTGCGGAgccggggacggcggcggcgaTTTCAGCGGCTCCGCCGCTGGTGCGGCCCCGGCAGAGGGAGCCGGAGACCGCCGGCCCCGCGGCTGAGGTAAGGCGGGGCCGCCGGGCTGAGGAGGTGGTGCCGGGGCTGCTTTCTGCCTTGTTTTAAGCTCTTGGTTAAACGAGcggctttctctctctctttttcttttttttttttttttttttttttttagcctaaGCAGCTCCACCACGGCAGTAGTAGGCAGGCGTAACGCAATCGGTCGCTGTCGCTGCCGTAGCCTATGCCCGTTGCTTAACGCGCCATCCCTGTCAATGCTTTCCCCGCCGGGTAATCGCACCCATAGCCAAGGACTGCAGCACGCTGGGGAGAAACAAGACCTAAAAGTAGCGCGTAACAGACTGTTAGAGTCACGCTGTAAATGAAGTTGCCTCCGATGTGGTTCATCCCCAGCTCGCCTCTGGGCCTGGCCGCGcggctggagctgcagctgtCGGGTGAGGAGCTGCTTAGTATGCTGGAGGtgtcctcctcctgcttctcatTTCGAGTAATCAATCAGGCTGCTTTGGAGCTACAGTTTACAATCTGTAATTTGTGTAATTTGATTTGACAGTAATTCCATCGTCGTTGTGTTTATTTACAAGAGATGCCCTGTgattctttcagtttttatctgttgttttccttgcttttccaaTCATGGTTTCATAATTTCCCATCTAATTCTTGGGGGCTGCCATGTGTCATGGCTCCTGAGGTGATATTCATGTCTTTGTGCCATGATCCAGGGAAGAATGTGGGTCTGTACAGGACCTGCTCACCCTCATGTAGGTAAAACTACTATAGTCTTACCTGAAATCTCTTCTTTTATTCTAGTATTAcaggtgttttctgctttgcatcaATTTAGTTTTGCACACACAccccaatttttattttttttaaaccacttgCTGTGCTTACCTTCAGTTGCTTGTTAATTTTGAGGAAGGCAAGTAAGTACAGCTCCATTACATCAGTTTCTAAGAGCTAGATACCAAACCCAATTCAGCACAATGAAGTATGGCACTTGAAATGCTagaaggctttatttttttaatcacctgTCCCTGGATTTGAATCTGAAACCTGTAACAAATCCCACTTGCACACCTCAGATGAGGTATAGGAAAAGCTAGGTATATCAAAATGAATTCCAGAACGGTGTTTTGAACACAGGACAGAGCTAACCAGTAGGAAATTCTGAGTGGAAGTGTTTATCATCCATCCTCTCTGTCCCTCAAGTTTCTTTTGGAAACACTTGGGATGTTGCCTGGAGTTCTTTACAGAGCAGAGATGCCTACAAAGAGAAGAGagctcttattttttccttaaagtattGTCATTGTAGGAGAAGAGATGGAGGTGTCACCTTGGTATATAACACCTTGACAGAGAAACTGTGCAGAAAGTAAGagattgttttctttgcaaccTCACAACTTTCAAAGTTGCATCTCTGTACTCCCAGAATTACTCTAAGCCTGTAACTTACTGGGAGAGAGGCAGAGTACTTGTTACCTGTGTTATTGAAGCTGTGTCATcatgcagaaaataatacatgggaaaaggaaattcGGTTCCCACGTGAGGTACTTCAATCACCTGGGAGTCCAGGGTTCTGATCCCTGCCTCAGGGAACACATAGTTATTTTACTAATTAATAATGATCCTTGGAGTAATGCTCAAAACAGAAACTACCTTCTCTCAGGTGCATGTTTTAAGTCCTCAGGTGTTCTAGAAAAGCAGACCATTGCTATCAATAGGCAACAGCTGAGTGAAAGCTGTTGATTAGTAATTTGGGATCTTGATATGTTAATTATGCCTAAGACCCAACTAGCTggctgtctttgttttcttcattaaaaaaaaaattaaagaaataatgatgTAATCCTCATTTTCAGGACTTCctgtaaatacaaatatttctgcatgcaTCTAAAGGGTaagaagttggtttttttttttcttcagtgacaCAAATAGCTGCTTTAGGAGTAAgcaatattacaaaaaaaaaaaaagtattttaatgtcTAAATCACGCCAGTATGTGTAAGctgaaacacagtgaaaaaacagtgaaaatttcaggatggagattttaaaaataatgaaaaaaatatgtaagcaCACACATGTGCTAGGTATGCAGATAAAAGGTACACAAAGAACTTCTAAAGTGGGATTTACAtatattaattttgtaattgTATGCACAACAGGCAATTACACTAGagttaataaaataatagtaataatgatTTGTACTAGGTAATTGAAATTCATGAAGCGGTTTTGGTGTCTAATAAAGCTGTGATGTCTTCAAGTAGAGCTAATGAATATGATAGAAGTGACTAGCATGAATAAACTTAATGTTGCATTTGTCAAACAaagagtaaaatatttttaaaaggtgtctGAATATTAGTATCATCATTatataaatggaaaactgaGGTAGGAATGTAAGTCacattttggtttgctttgcaaCTTAAGTCAGAAATGGGATACTGCAGTCTTTCATCTAAACACCCTTTTCTCCTACTCAGTAAAATCTTGGCTGTTATTTACAAATACTGTGTAAAGTGCTGGCATGTTTCAGCATTGCTTCAATGTCTGTGGCACTTTCTCCAGACCACTGTTCTGTTTAGCAATTTGAATTCTTTTCTCATGTTTGCACCGCTTTAACTGTAACTTTGTTACGATTGAGTTCAGGTGTGTATCTGTTACTCTGAAGAAGGAAGCTGATTGCTTCTGGATTAGGGTGTCACTGCCTGTGCCTTTGAGGTctgtgaagaaagaaaggagatcTCTGAATGTgagaatgtttttgtttgtgcatGGCTTACTTCTTAAAGTACTGTTTCTGTGCTTACAGTTTACATTAAGGTTACTGACTTTATCTGAGACtttcaattttgtattttctttttttctgtgctataGGATAGATTTCCAAGGTGATAGCAAGTGCTTTTTCTCACCAGAAAATTCTGCGTAATTTGCAAATGAGGTAATTGCCATCCAGTTAGAATGGTCTTTGCTTTATGTGTTTTGTGGGGGTTTCACCTGGACACAGAATTAAGACCTTTGTGCTGGGAAGGGTTCACTTTTCCTTATGTTCCTGTTTTATTGTAATGTCAGTCTCCTAAAGAAAGTATGTTTACTGTAGGATAGGATGAAACAGTATGGAATGGATTCTTTCAGCTCTCTCACTTATCACAttactttcttttgcttcagaaaagtaCTGGCTTGTAATGGTATGGATTGTTGGTGAGGAGTGGTTTGGGGGGATGCAATTAGGAGCGACAGGGGAAAACTCCAGGAATAAGGTAGTAGAAGTGGCAAGAAAGTCAAATTGTTCTTGAGATGTGGTGTTAGTAGTGTGGAGTTCTACTGTCAGCAATGAGTAAGGACTGCAGGGGGCACAGAGGTTGTAAGTCAAGGTTGACACGTATTGGCAGAATTATGTATcagtatttttgaaagctggGAATTGGTTTATGGAATTAGGTTCTCtgtttccctcctctcccactccTTCCTTGCCTCCAGCTGAGCTCCTAATGGAAAGGCTGAGGGGGAGGGGaatgggaagcagcagaaggatATTTATTGCTGCTCGGTAGGAATGTAAATTAAGTAACTAATGATGTGCATTGAATAAATGGGTTTGGCTTTCTTGCCTTCTTACTGCAAATTGCTACAAACAGCCTGTCTCTGCCTTTCACTCGCATATAAGCATGTGTAAATTTGACCTGTTCCTAGGAAAGTCACCAAACTGAGTCTTGCTTTTGAGCATCTTCCCCTTCTACAGGAACCAGAAGTTTCTTGAATCAGGTGTGATGTGGCAAATCTCCAATAACACTTGTCACGTTTAGGACTACAATGCAATGTGGGAAAGATGGGTCTGGTTGCCAAAGGTCTGggaaacattcctttttttagaagtaaaaaagTGGGATTTGAAAGCCTATGAGAGCAGATGGAATGGTGGTGCTCCtccaccactttttttttttttcttggtaaattctgaaatttcaaTGGGTGCAGGGCTGGCTGATGTTCATCCATTTCAAATGGGCTCTTCGCACAGGCAGTGACCTACAGTAAAGGTGCCAGAAAGCTTCACACAtgcaccttttccttttccttcctaagCTGCATTTCTGGAGGGAGTTTGAGCTGTTATAAAGGCATTGAAGTGGGAATGTTCCGCATACTCCTTTAGCAGGAGGAAGTAAAAGGAGGGGTTCAGTGGTATTCATTACCAGGCATGCTGTATTTGGCAAATGACAGAAGAAGGAGGGGTGATGGCCTTAGGTGAGGTTAACTCTGATCTAGCCACTGGTGCTGAGGACCCAAGAGAATAATTGGACTGACCCAAGTGGTAAAAATGGGTGAAGCTAAAGGTCATGCCAATTGATCTTGGAATTTAACCTAGGACTTTGCCAATTTAACCTAGGAATGAGGAAGGAGTGGTTCAGTTCTTCCTAAAACTGGAGGAGCCATCAAAGTCCTTTTCCATACAGTAAGAAATATAGGTCACTCCTTTGTATTGTACGTGGATATAATGCTTGCTTCAGCTGCTTTAGGTTTAATATAAGGTGGTGTGACCCAATCCCAGAGTGTAGTCTCATGACTGAGTTATCTCCCACAGCCCTTTTAGAGGGTCAGGCTCAGATAATTTTCTGATTGGTGTCTGTCTCAGGTTTGCTTTTACcatataggatttttttttttcttgctgaataATCCATCCCGTTTCCACCTTAACTTCACTTGCCAAGCTCAAGTCTTCCTTGCTCATGTACATAGGAAATTGGGGTGCTATCTTAAGATTGGGAGCTGTCTGCTGAAAACTGCTTGGCTTCATTCAGTACAAAGACTTGCAAAATACAGTACAAAGCCTTGTCTGTGGCctgcaatttctttcttcagcaggTAATAAAGAAGATGGGTGACTGCTTTAAGGGTGTgatgcaaaaatgttttgcttggttttttgttgttattgttgttgttggttttaaatcctttcccttctcttccttgttttatcttttttccatgCTTGTTTTGCCCCTGTGCACAGGCTGACCCTGAGAATTAGGGGTTGTGCACTAGGGTGGTAAATTCAGCTCCTTCCCAAGCCACTCATAATCCTCACTGTCTCTGTGAGGATCACTCAGACAGGAAGGTGTGAAGAGAAATACTGGTGAGAGGGcatgaagagaggaaagagttGCAGTAACAAAgatgtttttgcttttgcacaAACAGTTATGCTCTCTTCCTGCTTGTCTCATTTCTTCATAAACATCCTGATCCCTGAACTGTATATTCTCTGGACAGCATGtcacttaattatttttcactggatGGAAAAACTGTAATTccactaaattaaaaatagagctgCAAATGGGCTTGGTTTGATCTCTGTGGTGTCTGAGGCAGAGGAACAAGATTAATTCCCACAATTAGATGTTAATTGACGTCTGAGCATGTCTATTCCTAGAAACAGCAAGACGACATATAACATAACCAGCACCATTAAAACAGCATCATCTACCCTCTGCTCTCAGCAAGCGCAAaactggaggaggggagaacTTACTAGGGACCTGTATCTAAATAGAGCAGTGGGGGATGCTGTGAAATGAGCAGAAACTTGTGATGGGGAAGAGGGAGTGCAGCCTCTTTGAATGGTTATGGTCTGGAGGTTAAATGCAGAGAGTACTACAGAAgaactgtggttttgtttgttgaacatacatccattttattttcatttcattgctGATCAAGTCTGCTTGAGATTCACATCATAAGCAATTACAAAGGTTTATTACAAATTGATGAAAtatctgataaaaaaaaaacaaaaacccaaaccccagaaATTTTCTTTGGCCTTTGGAAAACTACATACTAACAGTTTTGATTAAATGGAGTAAGAGGTCACTGAATCTGGTCTTCTACCTACTGTGTGTAACAGCTTCAGCAACATCCATTTCAATAATGGaattctgtttctgtgctgcctgTGCCTTATATATAAAGCACCATGCACTGTAtagatttcattttgtttccattttacaatacagtaaaaatctttttcaactAGAATAGCTGCTAGCCTTGGATACTGAAGTGCTGAATAGAATAATAAATCCTGTGCATCACTAGCTTGACTTTCATCCAAGAGTCTCAAAGAGCTTTTTAAACGTCAAGTAATCTTTCTAGCCTGCCCATCACAACTGGAGAATATTACCGCTGTTCTGCagctattattattaatttgtaTCATTGCATCTAAAAGCTCAAATCAGACCCAAGACTCTACTGTGTATATAATGAAAAGTTAAGCCCTGTCCCAAAGACCTTTGAACAATTAtagaaaaataggaaagagaTACAAGAGGCCAGAGGAACACAGGATAAGAgtagaaggggggaaaaaaattgcagcttgGGAAGTGACCAGTGTTGGAACAGCATGGTCTGTCCAACCAACCATCATCATGTATCTTGTGGGCAGTGCAGTGAAGATGAGacctgaagaatttttttcaatggCTTTTTGGATTTTACTGTGTGACTACCTCCATGTCTAAAGGGCAGCACAGGAAGGGTATGCCTGAGGCACACTTGGCTTGATGAGCAATTAAGTTTGCCTCAATATTATGAGAAAAATTTGTAGAGTTGAGGTAACTGAACTGTGAAGGAGTAAAGACTGTTGCCTTATGTGTGGTAGTAATGCAAATGGAACCAGTGGGCTGAGGAAGAGGGAAACAGAGTGGCCATCCCCTTGCCCTAACAGAGCTGTCAACGAACTGAATATTGATAGTGGGTGTTATGCCAGATCTTGCTATACCTGCACCCTGTGATGATCTCAATTTTGTATTCCTGTTTCCAGACATGCTTAGTGAggaattttcagcagaaaaagggaATTACTAGGACTGTGCTACCATATGTAGAATACTGTATACAGACTGGTCACCTGTAGTCAAACCAGTTAAACTCAGCAGGTATGAAGAGAGCTGTTCTGATGATTCAAcaactgcaaa
It encodes:
- the LOC121233765 gene encoding uncharacterized protein LOC121233765; the protein is MTNQIPLQLYQEQPGDQKANEKNGACCSPWLWVRLPGGESIDRDGALSNGHRLRQRQRPIALRLPTTAVAESSPGTTSSARRPRLTSAAGPAVSGSLCRGRTSGGAAEIAAAVPGSAAAALSVGGPSTPRSPVTGAAPSPWGDRYTAVGAAPSSGRGPVVGRGGKRGGAAGLWGPGSSSEGTAALGRLPGEVETIGLRPLEEMFLRNRQLLAPA